The genomic region tatttattttttttatttcatatttatataaattttttataaacaaattatttttattattaacacTCTGGTTGGTATATGATTGACATTATTGTatcaattaattttatcacTGTTATTCAGTTTGATTATTATCACaaatttatcaatttttttaaaggtATAAGGGGTTATACTTAAAATGGTAAAAGTGATAAATCCAACTGattcttttataaaaaaatgctaCTTTGtgtgtatttatttttttataaattttgaaaaaaaataaataaaaaaatagccaTAGGGTTGTATATATGGCTGGCTATATTAGTGAAAcaaatttacaaatttacaaattttgtttgaaatatatttaaaattttttttatttccatttaaaACTTATAATGATACATACTTACGCATAAAGAAATTTAAAGTTTTTTTAACttattataattgtttccattttttgagtttttattgttttatttttgtggAATATCctatcaaaaaaataaagcatggtgaaaaatgtaatgaaaaaaatagttgGAATGGCTGATATATTTCAGCCAATTTTTACACacacaaataataataataataatagtaaaatacaaaaaaatattttatattttattaatttaacaaatttcCATATTTATGAACAATTATTAATCGAAGAAAGTTTATATAGGCTTAGTAGTTGTTTAAGTAACAGACTGAATAAAATTGGTTTTTTTGTGATAAATGAtacaacaaaaaatatagaaaataataataaaataagactttattcaaataattattcaccaaataataaatgtgtTATATTTGGAATGAatagaaaaacaaaagaacATACAAATGATactaattatataaaaaaaaataatatattattgataAAAAGATTTACAGGGGGAGGCACTGTATATATCAATAGTAATTGTATATTAACTTCGTTTATTCTTCCAAACGattttgaaaaagaaaCTAGACTTTATCCATCCAATATAAGCAAATGGACATTTGATTACTTCTTTAAACcatttatacaaaaaaaaaataatggtAGATATACTTTTAACAAAACTTTTCAATATCACGAACAGGACTTTgtttgtaaaataaatgataattacGAAACAAATGATcaaaatgttattattaaaaaagttGGAGGAAATGCACAAGCATTTTCAAAAGACTATTTTGTACATCATACATCTTTTATTTGGAATTTGAATGAATTTGAAGAAATTGAAAACGTATTATCTAATCCTTTAAAACAACCAATTTATCGAGATAAAAGAAATCATAAAGATTTTATTGCATCTATAAATTCATGcttacataaaaatatagatacgcccgatatatttatacaacaTTTAgttacaaatataaagcatgttttacataaaaaaaataaactaaaTACAGAAGAAATATGGCTTTTCAATAATATccaatttaataataatgaacaTAATTTACCATTTAGTACATGTGATATATTTGATCACATATATACACTTGATTTAAGGTTATTGAAAGAAATTgtccatttttatattaacaataataatttaaaaaatttaagatCCACTTATTTTTTGGATATTTATGGAAATAAAGTTTCAGAATCcttttacaattttaactcttttattattaactAATATTATGTTTGTGCATACAATAAATACTGCATGCATTTATTAGGTACTTTTCccatttttcaattttttttattttttataaaaatatacaataacAAAAGATATTACACATAATAAGCAACAAAGCATTACCGCAAATGCAAAACAAGATGCAAAATTTATAGtgattttttgtatattcttttgtttgccctttttcattttttttttatattaaaccGAATATATACGAATGtttgtttgtttttaattcttaacttattttttaacttgaatagttataaataaaatgtttttgAGCATATTAAGGTTTCCATTTTAAATCATGTAAATTTCCAAGCAGTTGCTTTTGCAAACTTAATGGGCTAGCCCACTCAGaatttaaatatgaatCATCATCATCTTCTTCAAATTCTTTttcctcttttttttttttatgataatatGCTAGCATAGCTTTGTAAGTTTCATTATCTATTCTTGGCTCTCTTTCTGGAGGCCCCATTTTTTTAGGATTTAATTTTACTATAATTTTggttttttcattttttccaattatattttttaaatataaattttctcCCAATTCCTTCCCTGCCCACCACATCGACGTTTCATTAGGAACGAGCTCCTTTAAAgatggaaaaaattaaaaaataaaaaaaattttaaaattgcatatatatatacatccATGCATGTCTTTGCTTATTTCGTTTTTACATCGTTAAAATAGTTTTCCTTTTCCAAAATTAATCGCGTTGGTTCATAACTTGGAAGAATTTCAATTACAGGAtagcatatttttaaagttTGAACAATCAGGTTTAAGTCTTTGTTTAAATTGCTCAAAGatatttcatttgtttGCCCCTATCATGTGGAAAAACAAATGCATAAACATAgatgatataaaatatgtacatatgAATGGGCGTTTTTAGAGATGCTCTAAAACTGATTAAAAcgattataaaaattttttatttacatgtTCTACTAATTgtcttttcattttgtcCACCAAATTTATTAACTTAATTGCAGCATCTTTTGGTGGCGGTATTCCGGTTCGAAAATTGTTTGCATCTGGACAGGTCACTTCATTTGAATTATAGGAATCACACTGGAGAATTTTagtttaaatatttataaaaagaagaaaatgaatgatttttttgtgaaatCATATTAGCATTTGATCTGCTTAtgttattgtttttatattaccTCAGACAAGCCTCTAAATTCCTCGGGTCGCAAAGGACCATGTTTTGCTAATTCAGACGATGCATCTAACAGCTTCAATATTTTGCATTTAAGattgtaaatatttatcagATCCTCCTTTAAATtctttattaaattattcaCATTTGTTTCGTACAGAAAACTGTGGCTTTCTTCAGGCATTTTCACATATATTAGAACCATTTtagggaaaaaaaaaaatcgtcAATAATGtgaacaaataaattaataataaatatatatttatgaatatcacaaaatttagaaaataataaaaagacCACGATATgcattctttattttccaatctttctaaaaaaaaatttcattAAGCTTATTAAATTCATGCTTCATTCACATgattctatatttttttcaattattcCTTAACCTTTGTAATGTGTACTAAAAAATTACTATTCTTataagaatatttttttgtgataTTACAAGGATACATGCACATGCGCATACTATATATTGAGAGTTATTTAaagaaattgaaaaaaacataaactttatttatattcaaaCTTAACATATTtgcattaattttttctatagtattcaatattatattatagaaatatgtattattaaacaaaataatttctaTTTGCATCTGTACATAGATGGATTAGCACGcaaattatttctttatccATTCactaaatatattagattaaaattaataatttaaaaaaaaataagtaaattgaaatgaaaaatatcaagttatgttatttaatttttggaaaatcggagaataaaatagttccattaaaattttttattataaaggTATATTTAAgtttgttttataaaaaatagaaaaatacaaattatataaatatttatttatattaatttaatatataatgacatgtattttatgaaaatataataatacttaGATGCATATAAATCAATTGTGtttcacttttttaaagatattttagatgtaataaaatatagaataataatatataaattatgaaaaaatatataggtcctatttatatcaaattttgtttatccACATTTCCCTCCACCACATCCACCTTTTGCTGCATAAGACAAACCCGATGATAAAGTAATTGATAGA from Plasmodium berghei ANKA genome assembly, chromosome: 8 harbors:
- a CDS encoding lipoate-protein ligase 2: MVKNVMKKIVGMADIFQPIFTHTNNNNNNSKIQKNILYFINLTNFHIYEQLLIEESLYRLSSCLSNRLNKIGFFVINDTTKNIENNNKIRLYSNNYSPNNKCVIFGMNRKTKEHTNDTNYIKKNNILLIKRFTGGGTVYINSNCILTSFILPNDFEKETRLYPSNISKWTFDYFFKPFIQKKNNGRYTFNKTFQYHEQDFVCKINDNYETNDQNVIIKKVGGNAQAFSKDYFVHHTSFIWNLNEFEEIENVLSNPLKQPIYRDKRNHKDFIASINSCLHKNIDTPDIFIQHLVTNIKHVLHKKNKLNTEEIWLFNNIQFNNNEHNLPFSTCDIFDHIYTLDLRLLKEIVHFYINNNNLKNLRSTYFLDIYGNKVSESFYNFNSFIIN